The proteins below come from a single Streptomyces spongiicola genomic window:
- a CDS encoding DUF1996 domain-containing protein has translation MLGGGGLIAVNTYASAGEGWGKSQDRTLGAGASASTIKCPEAANGLSEVPDAARREVDRELAAMDSQITEAYKRFAEQREQVAQDPGFAENAVLGPLEDKRTASLDRIATAIGRVGDRPKGLESMAACELKQDEADDGGNQGGNGQGQDGGQNDGGQDDGGQGGGGGGQAGNGPVQADFVDIKSVKPNAGDPRNRRGVSRGVFKTSCGVNENGKFNPDNVIVAPGVANGAHHMHDYIGNQANDAFASDDDLAAGETTCVNQGDRSSYFWPVLRLQNGQQEDDADADGGGKDQNVGEIQTPSQVTMDFVGNPRSKVTAMPRLLRIITGDAKAFVNGDANANASWSCTGFENRQLKDKYPICPQGSQVVRTFKFQSCWDGQNTDSANHRTHVAFAQANGACPNGFRAIPQLVQRIVYDVPPPVFGGANPSVFAVDSFPEQLHKPITDHGDFINVFDQNLMEELVSCINEGRECGPDDAGAPPADDGGNGGNGDGGNGEGDGGNAGNGGDGGNAGNGGNGGNGDGGNAGNGDGGNGGDNEENPGDPAPPNEGAAGGQEAPGAPGGDGEPGAAAGAGQDSGQDGAGQDSGQNGEGQNGSGPADNGAADNGSGDNGAADNGNGDPKAPDGGGEVKNGEVLANSSAGSSAGSSTGSSAGTNDSAQTGAGDGEPAAQPTEAAAGNAAEPNGGGSPLAGSQGGGLAETGAQLWPSAAGAVLLVAGVLLLRTRRPQSAAARRR, from the coding sequence ATGCTGGGCGGTGGCGGGCTCATCGCCGTCAACACCTATGCCTCGGCCGGCGAGGGGTGGGGGAAGTCACAGGACCGGACTCTCGGTGCCGGTGCCTCTGCCTCCACCATCAAGTGCCCCGAGGCCGCGAACGGGCTCTCGGAGGTGCCCGATGCGGCGCGGCGCGAGGTCGACAGGGAACTGGCCGCGATGGACAGCCAGATCACGGAGGCGTACAAGCGCTTCGCCGAGCAGCGGGAGCAGGTTGCCCAGGACCCGGGATTCGCCGAGAACGCGGTCCTCGGTCCCCTGGAAGACAAGCGGACGGCGAGCCTGGACCGCATCGCCACGGCGATCGGCCGTGTGGGCGATCGGCCCAAGGGCCTCGAGTCCATGGCGGCCTGCGAGTTGAAGCAGGACGAAGCCGACGACGGTGGGAACCAGGGTGGCAACGGCCAGGGTCAGGACGGTGGTCAGAACGACGGTGGTCAGGACGATGGCGGTCAGGGCGGTGGCGGTGGCGGTCAGGCGGGCAATGGCCCGGTGCAGGCCGACTTCGTCGACATCAAGTCCGTCAAGCCGAACGCGGGCGACCCGCGCAACCGGCGCGGCGTCTCCCGTGGTGTCTTCAAGACGAGCTGCGGGGTGAACGAGAACGGCAAGTTCAACCCGGACAACGTGATCGTCGCACCCGGTGTCGCCAACGGCGCGCACCATATGCACGACTACATCGGCAACCAGGCCAACGACGCGTTCGCCAGTGACGACGATCTCGCCGCGGGCGAGACGACCTGTGTGAACCAGGGCGACCGGTCGTCGTACTTCTGGCCGGTGCTGCGGCTCCAGAACGGGCAGCAGGAGGACGACGCCGACGCCGACGGCGGCGGCAAGGACCAGAACGTCGGCGAGATCCAGACACCGTCGCAGGTGACCATGGACTTCGTGGGCAACCCGCGGTCCAAGGTGACGGCGATGCCGCGGCTTCTGCGGATCATCACCGGCGACGCCAAGGCGTTCGTCAACGGCGACGCCAACGCGAACGCCTCCTGGAGCTGCACCGGCTTCGAGAACCGCCAGCTGAAGGACAAGTACCCGATCTGCCCCCAGGGCAGCCAGGTGGTGCGGACGTTCAAGTTCCAGAGCTGCTGGGACGGCCAGAACACCGACAGCGCCAACCACCGCACCCATGTCGCCTTCGCCCAGGCCAACGGCGCCTGCCCCAACGGCTTCCGCGCCATCCCGCAGCTCGTGCAGCGCATCGTGTACGACGTGCCGCCGCCGGTCTTCGGCGGGGCCAACCCGAGCGTCTTCGCCGTCGACTCCTTCCCGGAGCAGCTGCACAAGCCCATCACCGACCACGGCGACTTCATCAACGTCTTCGACCAGAACCTGATGGAGGAACTCGTGAGCTGCATCAACGAGGGACGCGAGTGCGGTCCCGACGATGCAGGCGCACCTCCGGCGGACGATGGAGGCAACGGCGGTAACGGTGACGGCGGTAACGGCGAGGGCGACGGAGGCAACGCAGGCAACGGAGGCGACGGAGGCAACGCAGGCAACGGAGGCAACGGAGGCAACGGCGACGGAGGCAACGCAGGCAACGGCGACGGAGGCAACGGAGGCGACAACGAGGAGAACCCCGGCGACCCGGCCCCGCCCAACGAGGGCGCCGCGGGCGGCCAGGAGGCACCCGGTGCCCCCGGCGGCGACGGTGAGCCCGGCGCGGCCGCCGGTGCGGGGCAGGACTCCGGCCAGGACGGTGCGGGGCAGGACTCCGGCCAGAATGGTGAGGGCCAGAACGGATCCGGCCCCGCTGACAACGGCGCTGCTGACAACGGCTCCGGCGACAACGGCGCTGCTGACAACGGCAACGGGGACCCTAAGGCGCCGGATGGCGGCGGCGAGGTGAAGAACGGCGAGGTTCTCGCCAATTCCTCCGCCGGGTCCTCCGCCGGGTCGTCGACGGGTTCGTCCGCCGGTACGAACGACTCCGCGCAGACCGGTGCGGGCGACGGCGAGCCC
- a CDS encoding LAETG motif-containing sortase-dependent surface protein, translating into MNAPTRAWKRSGALIAGAAFGLVGVGLNAAPASAHTPVWTVTCSEVTVDLKAYSSRVTNTVTITADGKDLLPTQEFGRDFSKTLQLPEHKAEIQVRLVVKAGDGERFSRDETKTAPVCETPEPSEPPQEPEPSEPPSSEPPASEPPASEPPSSEPPATEPPASEPPSSEPPATEPPATEPPGTEPPATEPPSSEAPPAPAPSTPPLAETGGSSATPVIAGAAAATVAAGAGILVVTRRRRAGRS; encoded by the coding sequence ATGAATGCACCCACCCGTGCGTGGAAGCGCTCGGGCGCTCTTATAGCGGGCGCTGCCTTCGGACTGGTCGGAGTGGGCCTGAACGCGGCTCCGGCCTCGGCCCACACGCCCGTCTGGACGGTGACGTGTTCCGAGGTCACCGTCGACCTCAAGGCGTACAGCTCCCGGGTCACCAACACGGTGACGATCACTGCCGACGGCAAGGACCTGCTGCCCACGCAGGAGTTCGGGCGTGACTTCAGCAAGACCCTGCAACTGCCCGAGCACAAGGCCGAGATCCAGGTGCGGCTTGTGGTGAAGGCAGGCGACGGGGAACGCTTCTCGCGCGACGAGACCAAGACCGCGCCCGTATGCGAGACCCCGGAGCCCTCGGAGCCGCCTCAGGAGCCGGAGCCCTCGGAACCGCCCAGCTCGGAACCGCCGGCCTCGGAGCCTCCCGCCTCGGAACCGCCCAGCTCGGAGCCTCCCGCCACGGAGCCTCCCGCCTCGGAACCGCCCAGCTCGGAGCCTCCCGCCACGGAGCCTCCCGCCACGGAACCGCCCGGCACGGAGCCTCCCGCCACGGAGCCTCCCAGCTCCGAGGCCCCGCCCGCTCCGGCGCCGAGCACGCCGCCTCTCGCGGAGACCGGCGGTTCCAGCGCCACGCCGGTGATCGCGGGCGCCGCTGCCGCGACGGTCGCGGCGGGTGCCGGCATCCTCGTGGTGACGCGCAGGCGCCGCGCCGGCCGGAGCTGA
- a CDS encoding DUF5997 family protein has protein sequence MTSHHGTQTMKPATAAKKLGVYLEATPAEFREGVVSRDELNALQADPPEWLRELRSHGPHPRPVVAAKLGVSISGLARGGVTEALTTEQIEALKQESPEWLQRERATQAEVRKEAVRLKERRAAKEAGAEERS, from the coding sequence ATGACGTCGCACCACGGCACCCAGACCATGAAGCCCGCCACGGCGGCGAAGAAGCTGGGTGTGTACCTCGAGGCCACCCCTGCGGAGTTCCGGGAGGGTGTCGTCTCGCGGGACGAACTCAACGCGCTCCAGGCCGACCCGCCCGAGTGGCTCCGCGAGCTGCGGAGCCACGGCCCGCACCCCCGGCCCGTCGTCGCGGCGAAACTGGGCGTCTCCATCTCGGGCCTGGCCCGGGGCGGGGTCACCGAGGCCCTGACAACGGAGCAGATCGAGGCACTGAAGCAGGAGAGCCCGGAGTGGCTCCAGCGCGAGCGCGCGACCCAGGCCGAGGTGCGGAAGGAGGCCGTGCGCCTCAAGGAGAGGCGCGCCGCGAAGGAAGCCGGGGCCGAAGAGCGTTCCTGA
- a CDS encoding LysR substrate-binding domain-containing protein yields the protein MTGSEAPPSFRLAYVPGVTPGKWVRIWQERLPGTPLDLLAVPAAEAERLLREGAADAGVVRLPVDRTVFSAIPLYTETTVVVVPKDHAIAAVDEVALEDLADDVVFHPLDDTLPWQGLPGRPAVERPATTADAIALVAAGVGVLVVPQSLARLHHRRDLTYRPVTDAPRSGVALSWPEDRTTDLVDDFIGIVRGRTVNSARGRRLSPAEPPKGTTKSTKSTAKGTAKDGTKSTTRGTARDQPKDQPKGGARRSGRPAREAAGGTSAAGGRRGAATGRGGTPAGRRGARPGRPRRRS from the coding sequence GTGACCGGCTCGGAAGCTCCCCCCTCGTTCAGACTCGCGTACGTCCCGGGCGTGACCCCCGGCAAATGGGTGCGCATCTGGCAGGAGCGGCTGCCCGGCACTCCTCTGGACCTGCTCGCGGTACCTGCCGCCGAGGCGGAGCGCCTGCTGCGCGAGGGGGCGGCCGACGCCGGTGTGGTCCGGCTGCCCGTCGACCGCACCGTCTTCAGCGCCATCCCGCTCTACACGGAGACGACGGTCGTCGTCGTACCGAAGGACCACGCGATCGCGGCCGTCGACGAGGTCGCCCTGGAGGACCTGGCCGACGACGTCGTGTTCCACCCGCTGGACGACACCCTCCCGTGGCAGGGCCTGCCGGGCCGTCCCGCGGTTGAGCGGCCGGCGACGACGGCGGACGCGATCGCACTCGTGGCCGCGGGGGTGGGTGTGCTGGTGGTCCCCCAGTCCCTCGCCCGTCTGCACCATCGCAGGGACCTCACCTACCGCCCGGTGACGGACGCCCCTCGGTCGGGCGTCGCCCTGTCCTGGCCGGAGGACCGGACCACCGATCTGGTGGACGACTTCATCGGCATCGTCCGCGGGAGGACCGTCAACAGCGCGCGGGGCCGGCGCCTCTCCCCCGCCGAGCCGCCGAAGGGCACGACGAAGAGCACGAAGAGCACAGCGAAGGGCACGGCGAAGGACGGGACGAAGAGCACGACGAGGGGCACGGCACGGGACCAGCCGAAGGACCAGCCGAAGGGCGGGGCCCGGCGCTCCGGCCGCCCGGCGCGCGAGGCGGCCGGCGGCACGTCCGCGGCGGGTGGCCGGCGTGGTGCGGCCACCGGGCGTGGCGGTACTCCGGCCGGGCGCCGGGGTGCCCGGCCCGGCAGGCCGCGCCGCCGTTCCTGA
- a CDS encoding hydrophobic protein — MVPLLLVLILAALLFGAGFALEALWWIAAIVLVVWLLGFVIRPAGPGGGRGRWYRW, encoded by the coding sequence ATGGTCCCGTTGCTTCTGGTTCTCATACTCGCCGCGCTTCTCTTCGGTGCCGGATTCGCTCTCGAAGCGCTCTGGTGGATCGCCGCGATCGTGCTCGTCGTATGGCTGCTCGGCTTCGTCATCCGGCCGGCCGGGCCCGGGGGCGGCCGAGGACGCTGGTACCGCTGGTAG
- a CDS encoding CsbD family protein: protein MAADGKTQARIEQVRGKVKEAVGRAVGNGRMTAEGRAEQSMGDMREAKEKAGDAFHR, encoded by the coding sequence ATGGCCGCGGACGGGAAGACCCAGGCCCGGATCGAGCAGGTCAGGGGCAAGGTGAAGGAGGCGGTGGGGCGCGCCGTCGGCAACGGGCGGATGACCGCCGAGGGCCGCGCCGAACAGTCGATGGGCGACATGCGCGAGGCGAAGGAAAAGGCCGGGGACGCCTTTCACCGCTGA
- a CDS encoding MFS transporter, with protein sequence MAASATAPPEPSNLRRIVAASLIGTTIEWYDFFLYGSAAALVFNKLFFPDSDPLVGTLLSFLTYAVGFAARPLGALVFGHYGDRLGRKKLLVLSLLLMGGATFAIGLLPTHATIGSAAPVLLTVLRLVQGFALGGEWGGAVLLVSEHGDARRRGFWASWPQTGAPAGQLLATGVLAALTAVLSESAFISWGWRIPFLLSGVLVFVGLWIRLSVDESPVFKAALAQAEQRKAESGQVEKMPLVAVLRHHWRDILIAMGARMAENISYYVVTAFILVYATTSAGLSKQTALNAVLIASAVHFAVIPFWGALSDRLGRRPVYLIGAVGVGAWMFPFFALIDAGSFGSLLLAVTVGLVLHGAMYAPQAAFFSEMFATRMRYSGASIGAQFSSVAAGAPAPLIATALLAEYGGSTPIALYVIAAALLTVVAVACARETRDRDLASVGAGVPEDGAARDARESNAADAPASA encoded by the coding sequence ATGGCCGCCTCGGCAACCGCTCCACCCGAGCCCTCGAACCTGCGGCGCATCGTCGCGGCGAGCCTCATCGGCACGACCATCGAGTGGTACGACTTCTTCCTCTACGGATCAGCCGCTGCGCTGGTCTTCAACAAGCTGTTCTTCCCGGACTCCGATCCGCTCGTGGGAACCCTGCTGTCGTTCCTGACATACGCGGTCGGGTTCGCCGCCCGGCCGCTCGGGGCGCTGGTGTTCGGGCACTACGGGGACCGCCTCGGCCGCAAGAAGCTGCTGGTACTGAGCCTGCTGCTGATGGGCGGGGCGACGTTCGCGATCGGTCTGCTGCCGACGCACGCCACCATCGGGAGCGCCGCTCCCGTGCTGCTGACGGTTCTGCGGCTGGTCCAGGGGTTCGCACTGGGCGGTGAGTGGGGCGGAGCCGTGCTGCTGGTGTCGGAGCACGGCGACGCACGCCGGCGCGGCTTCTGGGCCTCGTGGCCGCAGACGGGCGCTCCGGCGGGACAACTGCTGGCGACGGGGGTGCTGGCGGCGCTGACCGCCGTGCTGTCGGAGAGCGCCTTCATCTCATGGGGCTGGCGCATACCGTTCCTGCTGTCCGGTGTGCTGGTGTTCGTCGGACTGTGGATCCGCCTCTCCGTCGACGAGTCGCCGGTGTTCAAGGCCGCGCTGGCCCAGGCGGAGCAGCGCAAGGCGGAGTCCGGCCAGGTCGAGAAGATGCCGCTCGTGGCGGTGCTTCGGCACCACTGGCGGGACATCCTGATCGCCATGGGCGCCAGGATGGCGGAGAACATCAGCTACTACGTGGTCACCGCCTTCATCCTGGTCTACGCCACCACGTCGGCGGGCCTGAGCAAGCAGACGGCCCTCAACGCGGTGCTGATCGCGTCGGCCGTGCACTTCGCGGTGATCCCGTTCTGGGGCGCGCTGTCCGACCGGCTGGGCCGACGGCCGGTGTATCTGATCGGCGCGGTGGGCGTGGGCGCGTGGATGTTCCCGTTCTTCGCGCTCATCGACGCCGGGTCCTTCGGCAGCCTGCTGCTCGCCGTCACGGTCGGACTCGTGCTGCACGGCGCGATGTACGCCCCGCAGGCGGCCTTCTTCTCGGAGATGTTCGCGACACGCATGCGGTACTCGGGCGCTTCCATCGGCGCCCAGTTCTCCTCCGTGGCTGCCGGGGCGCCCGCGCCGCTGATCGCCACGGCGCTCCTCGCCGAGTACGGCGGCTCCACGCCGATCGCGCTGTACGTGATCGCCGCCGCGCTGCTCACGGTCGTGGCCGTGGCGTGCGCCCGGGAGACCCGTGACCGCGACCTCGCCTCCGTCGGAGCGGGCGTCCCGGAGGACGGTGCGGCCCGGGACGCCCGGGAATCGAACGCGGCGGACGCCCCGGCCTCCGCCTGA
- a CDS encoding helix-turn-helix domain-containing protein — MSHEQVSYLELLARGAHAEAYDRPVLLARAAGAGPEALSGLEQAKQLALRVRAELEGRRRREAELSALFETAHDLSGLRDLDAVLRAIVQRARSLLRTEVAYLSLNDPAAGDTYMRVTEGSVSARFQQLRLGMGEGLGGLVAQTARPYVTDNYLDDERFRHTRAIDSGVRDEGLVAILGVPLMLGSQVIGVLFAADRRARVFEREQVALLASFAAHAAVAIDTAHLLAETRNALAELERANAIIRDHSAVIERASGVHDRLTELVLHGGGVQDVARAVSEVLDGTVEFAEPDAPALAGVEFSGADGHAVRHADDWVVAVSAGGELLGALVLSGHPAPDPVDRRTLERAAMVTSLLLLARRSAGEAEQRVRGELLDDLLDSPGRDPRLLRERAARLRADLDAPHVVLAARVDAQAAGGRGDRATADRQRLWSAASHLAATRHGLAATRDGGTVLLLPTGPEGSAPELARQAAKQLGATLREPVTVGASAPVAAPAGNPGSVAAAYAEARRCVEALRLLGRSGEGAAAPDLGFLGLLLADTGDIGGFVHRTIGPVADYDERRGTDLVRTLDAYFASGTSPARTKDALHVHVNTVAQRLERIGRLLGADWQSPARALEIQLALRLHAISGAAVR, encoded by the coding sequence ATGTCCCACGAACAGGTCTCCTACCTGGAGCTCCTCGCACGCGGCGCGCACGCCGAGGCATACGACCGGCCCGTGTTGCTGGCCCGGGCGGCCGGTGCCGGCCCCGAGGCGCTGTCCGGCCTCGAGCAGGCCAAGCAACTCGCCCTGCGCGTCCGCGCCGAACTTGAGGGCAGACGCCGCCGCGAGGCGGAGCTGTCCGCGCTCTTCGAGACCGCGCACGACCTGTCGGGGCTGCGCGACCTCGACGCGGTACTGCGGGCCATCGTGCAGCGCGCCCGCTCCCTCCTCCGCACGGAGGTCGCCTACCTCAGCCTCAACGACCCCGCGGCCGGAGACACCTACATGCGGGTCACCGAGGGCTCGGTGTCCGCCCGCTTCCAGCAGCTCCGGCTCGGCATGGGCGAGGGGCTCGGCGGACTGGTCGCCCAGACCGCCCGGCCGTACGTGACCGACAACTACCTCGACGACGAACGGTTCCGGCACACCCGGGCCATCGACTCGGGCGTGCGGGACGAAGGACTCGTCGCGATCCTCGGCGTCCCGCTGATGCTGGGCAGCCAGGTGATCGGCGTGCTCTTCGCCGCCGACCGCCGCGCCCGGGTCTTCGAGCGGGAGCAGGTGGCGCTGCTCGCCTCCTTCGCCGCCCACGCGGCGGTCGCCATCGACACCGCGCATCTGCTCGCCGAGACGCGGAACGCACTGGCGGAGCTGGAGCGGGCGAACGCCATCATCCGCGACCACAGCGCCGTCATCGAGCGCGCCTCGGGCGTCCACGACCGGCTCACCGAACTGGTTCTGCACGGCGGCGGGGTCCAGGACGTCGCCCGTGCCGTGTCGGAGGTGCTCGACGGGACGGTGGAGTTCGCCGAACCGGACGCGCCCGCGCTGGCCGGCGTGGAGTTCTCCGGCGCCGACGGCCACGCCGTACGGCACGCGGACGACTGGGTGGTGGCCGTCTCCGCCGGCGGGGAACTCCTCGGCGCGCTCGTGCTGAGCGGCCACCCCGCCCCCGACCCCGTCGACCGGCGCACCCTGGAGCGCGCCGCCATGGTCACCTCGCTGCTGCTGCTGGCCCGCCGCTCCGCCGGCGAGGCCGAGCAGCGGGTGCGCGGGGAACTGCTGGACGACCTGCTCGACTCACCCGGACGCGACCCCCGCCTGCTGCGCGAGCGCGCCGCCCGGCTACGGGCCGACCTGGACGCCCCGCACGTGGTGCTCGCCGCCCGCGTCGACGCCCAGGCGGCCGGCGGACGCGGCGACCGGGCCACCGCAGACCGCCAGCGCCTGTGGTCCGCGGCCTCGCATCTGGCGGCCACCCGCCACGGACTGGCGGCGACCCGCGACGGAGGCACGGTGCTCCTGCTGCCGACGGGACCCGAGGGCAGCGCGCCCGAGCTGGCACGCCAGGCGGCGAAGCAGCTCGGCGCCACCCTCCGCGAGCCCGTCACCGTCGGCGCCTCGGCGCCGGTCGCGGCACCCGCCGGAAACCCCGGCTCGGTCGCCGCGGCCTATGCGGAGGCGCGGCGCTGTGTGGAGGCCCTGAGGCTGCTGGGCCGCTCCGGGGAAGGCGCGGCGGCACCGGACCTGGGATTCCTCGGGCTGCTGCTCGCCGACACCGGGGACATCGGGGGATTCGTCCACCGCACCATCGGGCCCGTCGCCGACTACGACGAGCGCCGCGGCACGGACCTGGTGCGCACCCTCGACGCCTACTTCGCCAGCGGAACGAGCCCGGCCCGCACCAAGGACGCCCTGCATGTGCATGTGAACACGGTCGCCCAGCGGCTGGAGCGCATCGGCAGGCTCCTGGGCGCGGACTGGCAGTCGCCCGCCCGTGCCCTGGAGATCCAGCTCGCGCTGCGGCTGCACGCGATATCGGGGGCCGCGGTGCGCTGA